One genomic region from Pseudomonas sp. R5-89-07 encodes:
- a CDS encoding N-acetylmuramoyl-L-alanine amidase — protein MLVIDTSFPARDFNERNGEPVGQVILHYTAAPFASSLRTLTQNGVSAHYLLPDPDEPAYRAAGYDELRVFRLVPEDKRAWHAGASHWDGRDNLNSRAIGIEIVNLARDDQGVFTFPAYREEQVQVLIALVRDILERYAHICPVDVLGHSDVAYWRKSDPGPRLPWRRLHEAGIGAWFDEATRAMYQRRFCLGLPPEVEVERAFQRYGYKPAWNRQAFEQRTRAFQMHFRARDYSGLLDAETCAILYALNEKYRGL, from the coding sequence ATGTTGGTCATCGATACCAGTTTCCCTGCCAGGGATTTCAACGAACGTAACGGCGAGCCCGTGGGGCAGGTGATCCTGCATTACACTGCGGCACCCTTTGCATCGTCCTTGCGCACGCTGACGCAGAACGGGGTCAGCGCTCACTACCTGCTGCCCGATCCCGATGAGCCCGCTTACCGCGCCGCCGGCTATGACGAACTGCGCGTGTTTCGCCTGGTGCCCGAGGACAAGCGCGCCTGGCATGCCGGGGCGAGTCATTGGGACGGGCGAGATAACCTCAATAGCCGTGCGATTGGCATCGAAATCGTCAACCTGGCGCGCGATGACCAAGGCGTGTTTACCTTCCCGGCGTATCGCGAGGAACAGGTGCAGGTTTTGATTGCGCTGGTGCGCGACATTCTCGAGCGATACGCGCACATCTGCCCGGTCGATGTTCTCGGGCATTCGGATGTGGCGTACTGGCGCAAGAGCGACCCGGGGCCCCGGCTGCCCTGGCGGCGCCTGCATGAAGCCGGGATAGGGGCCTGGTTTGACGAGGCGACCCGCGCGATGTACCAGCGCCGGTTTTGCCTGGGGTTGCCGCCGGAAGTTGAGGTAGAGCGGGCATTCCAGCGTTATGGATACAAACCGGCATGGAATCGCCAGGCCTTCGAACAGCGCACTCGAGCGTTTCAAATGCACTTCCGGGCGCGCGATTACAGTGGGCTTCTGGACGCCGAGACCTGCGCGATCCTGTACGCGCTGAATGAAAAATACCGCGGGCTTTAA